The genomic window TTCCGCGCTGTACGGGGGAGAGCGTCTGTCGGTTATCGTTCCGGCGCAGAACGAAGAAGCGACGATTCGTTCGTGTATCCGCGAGGCGAAGAAGATCGAGCCTTACGAAATCATCGTCGTGGTCAACGGCTCGAGCGACCGAACGCTTTCCATCGCGGCGGAGGAAGGAGCGACGACACTTCATTTTCCGGAGAGGCTCGGGAACGATGTCGGCAGGGCGGTCGGAGCTTTCGCCGCGACGGGCGACATTCTGTTGTTCATCGACGGCGACTTCGCGGTGCCGGCCGCGCATCTGTATCGGTACGCGAAGGCGGTGTCGTCGGGCGTCGATCTCGCATTGAACGACCTGAACCATTATTTGGATATCCGATTTCCGTATAACCTCGTGACGGCCTGCAAATACGGGGTCAATCTCACGCTGAATCGGAAAGACCTCGGCGTCGGTTCGTTCATCGCGGTGCCTCACGCGGTGCATCGACGGGCGGCCGACCGGATCGGACGGGAGACGTTCCTCTCCCCGGTGAAGGCGCAGGTTAAGGGACTGCTGCTCGGTTGTTCCGCGGGCAACGTCGCGCGTACGGACGTGGATCGGATGAATCGGATCCGGCCGGAAGAGCATTTCGCGGCGAGCGGTCATCCGCCGGCGGTGGAGCGCATCGTGGGCGATCATGCGGAAGGCATTCGTTATTTGACGGAGACGGTCGGCGAACGGGGGTTATTCGCTCGTCAGGAGCGGAATTTCCGGGCTGCCGGATGGTCAGGATTCGGAACGAAGCCGCGATAAGCTTCTCACGCACGGCACCGGGGAGAGGACGAATTCATCGATCGTATAACAGGCTGCCGGTAAGCCGTAGTGCTCTATGATCCGGTCGAACAACGTCTTCCGGTATTCGGTGCTGGTTACGACCAGGAGCGAAGGGAGCGCGGAGGACGCGGCTTTCGTCGCATACCAGTTCCGGTATTTCTCCATCTTCACATCCCGCAAATAACCGGCGCTCTCGGTATTGCGGTCCAGCTCCAGGAAGAGGGCGAAGGGACGGGAATCCAACGCGAGTTCGACGTACGCGTCGGGAACGATCTTCTCGAATTTCGGCTCCACGTCGAACGCGCGGAGGATTCCCGGATCCGCCGTCCGCAACCGGACGAACACTTCGGCGATAAGGGAGTAGTGAATGGACCTCTCCGATTTCCGAAACGTCCGCACGCCTTCCGCACCATTCCGGTATTCCAGTTCAAGCGCGCCGCCGCGGGATAAATAATAGATTTTCTGTTCGTATTTCGACGGCTGCCAAGATTTCACCCAACCGGCCGACTCCATCTCGTGCAGCCTTCTGCGGGTCACGCTGAGGCCGTGGCTGCCGGCGTAGCCGTATAGCTGGTGGATTTGGCGGGTGGTCATAAACCTAAGCCGCGCCAAGGCGAGCATGATATTGCTCTCGCGTTCGCTCATCGGAGAGCTCCCAGCCGGTATTCCGGAGGAAGCATATAGTTTATCCATTTCCACACCCCACGACACCTGTCGTCCTACTTGAAATTCGCGAAGCGGATCGGCGATTTCCTAGTACGCCTTCCGGTGTTCCTAGGAAATTCATGATGACACTATACATATATGCCGCATAGCTAGGCTACGTGTGGTCCATTTTTCATCGGGTCGTCCGGCGGAAAATGGTGCCAAGTCCTTGTTATAACCCCTGGTCAATCAAAATATAGTGTAGTTACCGGGGGAGGGAACTTACATCGATGGAGATCCTCATGATCGTTGCTTCTTTCGCATTCGCCGTCGGCTGCTCGTACTTCGCGCTCTCGATTACGGCGAAAAGCACATTCAAGCTGGCCAGCGTCAACTTAGGCCTGATGTTGATCGCGTCCGTGGTGATGGGGACGGGCAGCTGGGCGATGCATTATGTAGCGATGCTTACCGTTCGCTTCGAAGGGTTGGAGATGACGTACAGCGCGCCTCTGGTCTTTATTTCCTTGTTCGTCCCCATTCTGTCCGCGTACGCTGCGTTAGTGCCGGTCTCGCTGCCGCTGTCGGAAGGGGTGCGGAGCTTCATCGGTACGGTGGTCGTCACGATGGGGGTCAGCTCCTTGCATTTGATCGGCATGTCCGCCTTGCAGATGAACGCGGTCTTGGCTTACGACCACACGCTGCTGCTGGCCGCCATCTTGTTCGCGCTTACGGCCAGCCATGTCGGGTTCCGGCTGTTCAATTACGAACGGTTCCGTCGCACGAGGTTTCGCATTGCGTGGAGCTCCCTCTGGTTAGGCGGGTCGATGGTCGGCATGCACTTCCTCGCGATCGCGGGCTCTACGGCGATCCCGATCGGGGCGATGGGCGCCGAGGCGCCGACGGGAATCGACGAAGGGAACTTATTCAGAACCGTCGTCGTGGTGTTATGCGTCATGTTCACGTTGACGCTCGCGGCCTACCATTTCGCGAGGCGCGCCGGGATTCGGCTGGAAGCGTTGTTGGAGAGCGAAACGTTGTACAGCAGCATTTTCGCCGGGGCGATGAATGCGATCTTGGTGCTAAGGCCGGATCCCGCGTTAACCATTGCGGACGTCAACGACCAAGCATGCAAACTGCTGGGGAAATCCAAGCAAGAGCTGTCGGAAGCGCCGCTGGGACAAGTCGTTCCGGAGCACGCCCGGCGCTTTGTGAACGATGGGCCGCACGGGAGGGAGGAGGAGTGGGATCTGACTTCGGCGGAAGGCGGCGTCCGTCTGGCCCAGGCGATTACCGGCCTAGTGGAGATCGACGAGTTTACCCGATACCGGGTTACGTTCCTTAGGGATATTACTAGCCTGCGGATGACGCGGATGATTACAGGCGTCTTCCGGCCGCTGTCGCTGCTGACGATATCCGGCATGCCCTCCGATATGCTGCTCCCTATTCTTCAGCATCTGACGCCGACGTTGTTCCCGCATACGGCGATTCGCTTCGACCCGGCGCCGGCGGCGCAAACGTTCGAGCCGATTCCTAGCGCGGTCCCAAGAACCAGAGAGATCATCCTGTGGGATGGGACCCTTCTAGGGCGTCTGACCCTGACTAGGAAATCCGAACAAGGGCCCGATCCGGACGGGATGGAAGAGGTATGGCTCGACAAGTGCGCGGATTTGCTCGAGATTTCGATCTCCGGCGAGAACGGAGCGCAATCGGCGGACAACGGCCTCGACACCTTAACGGGGGTAGTAAACGAGGAATTGAAGTTCGAATACGTCGGCCATACGGCGGGAAGGCTGCTGGGGTATGAACCGGAAGAACTGGAGAACGGTTCGCTGCTAGAGCTGTATCATCCGGACGATTTGAAAATGTTCCTCCTCCGCGTGCGCCGCTCCGAGGACTTGAAGACGCCGTACCGGCATCAAGTCCGATTGCGGCATAAGGAAGGAAGTTGGGTCGACTTTCATATGATCATCGCCGCGAGCGTAAGACAGGAGCATGCGAAAATCGTCTTTATGGCGCAGCGGACGGCGGAGAAGCGGGCGTTCGGCTTCCGATACGACGAGAACGAGAAGTACGACTTCCTCTTCGATCATCATCCGGGCCCCGTCGTTTGCATCGGATTGGACGGGCGGTTCCTGAAGGTGAACCGGGAGCTGGAGAGCCTGACGGGATACCGCTCGGACGAATTGTTGGGGGAATCGTTCGAGAAGGTCGTATGGGCCGGAGACATAGAGAAGACGAGAGCTCATGTCGAGAAAGCGGCGAACGGGGGCGCGTCGTCTTACGAAATTCGGATTCGACGGAAGGACGGGAGAGTGGTACCGCTCCAGGTGACGAATTTCCCCGCGGTCGAGGGCGCGGAGGTGATGGGCGTATTCGGCATCTCGATCGATGCGACCAGCCTCGGCCGAGGCGCGGCGGAGAACGGCGAGAAGGAGGGAGATGACGGAGAGGCGGCGGACGATCAAGCGGCGAAGATGACGAAGCGGGAAAAGGAAGTCATCCGGCTCATCAACTACGGGATGAGCAACAAGGAGATCGCGACGGAGCTCGCGATCAGCGAAAACACGGTGAAAAATCATATCAGCAATATTTTCGCGAAGCTCAGCATCAGCGACCGCAATCAAGTGCCGATGCTGCCGCCGGATTGTCCTTCCGATCGGGACTAAAGCATAGAACGGAAGGATACAATGGTGAAGGTGTCAAAAGACGGGAAAAAATTTTGCTCTGTCCCCTTGAAATCGGTCCGGGAAATGAGTAAAATTTGAATCGTGAGTGTTAGCACTAACCACATGCGAGTGCTAACAAAAAGGGAAACCTTGGAGAACCATATTTGAAGGAGGCCATTTTGTCATGATCAAACCTTTGGGAGATCGCGTAGTCATCGAAGCCATCGCGAAAGAAGAGACGACGGCTAGCGGAATCGTATTGCCGGAGACGGCGAAAGAGAAGCCGCAAGAAGGCAAAGTCGTCGCCGTCGGCGCTGGCGCCTACAAAGACGGCGAGCGCATTCCGCTCGACGTGAAGGAAGGCGACCGTGTGATTTTCTCGAAATACGCAGGCACGGAAGTGAAATTCGAAGGCCGCGAATTGTTGATCATGCGGGAGAGCGACATTCTCGCCGTCCTCGGCTGATCGCAGTTTACACATACGCACGGACAAGCATTTTCAAGACAATCTAGGAGGTAGAATTTACGATGGCTAAGGAAATCAAGTTTAGCGAAGAAGCCCGCCGCTCGATGCTCCGCGGCGTGGACGCGCTTGCGAACGCAGTGAAAGTCACGCTCGGACCGAAGGGCCGCAACGTCGTGCTCGAGAAGAAGTTCGGCAGCCCGCTCATCACGAACGACGGCGTGTCGATCGCGAAGGAAATCGAGCTCGAAGACGCATTCGAGAACATGGGCGCGCAGCTCGTGAAGGAAGTCGCTACGAAGACGAACGACGTCGCGGGCGACGGTACGACGACGGCGACGGTTCTCGCGCAAGCGATGATCCGCGAAGGTCTGAAGAACGTTACCGCGGGCGCAAACCCGATGGTCGTTCGCAAGGGCATCGAGAAGGCCGTACGCGCGGCCGTAGAAGAGTTGAAGGCGATCTCCAAGGGCGTCGAAGGCAAGCAATCGATCGCGCAAGTCGCGGCGATCTCCTCGGCGGACGAAGAAGTCGGCCAATTGATCGCGGACGCGATGGAGAAGGTCGGCAACGACGGCGTCATCACGGTCGAAGAGTCCAAGGGCTTCACGACGGAGCTTGAAGTCGTAGAAGGCATGCAGTTCGACCGCGGCTACGTCTCGCCGTACATGATCACGGATACGGACAAGATGGAATCCGTGCTCGACAACCCGTACATCTTGATCACCGACAAGAAGATCTCCAACATCCAAGAGATCCTTCCGGTGCTCGAGAAGGTCGTTCAATCCGGCAAGCAATTGCTCATCATCGCGGAAGACGTCGAAGGCGAAGCGCAAGCGACGCTCATCGTCAACAAGCTCCGCGGTACGTTCACTTGCGTAGCCGTTAAGGCGCCTGGCTTCGGCGACCGCCGCAAGGCGATGCTGCAAGACATCGCCGCTCTGACGGGCGCGCAAGTGATCACGGAAGAGCTCGGTCTCGACCTGAAGTCCACTCGCGTCGATCAGCTCGGCTCCGCTCGTCAAGTTCGCGTGTCCAAGGAAAACACGATCATCGTCGACGGCGCAGGCGACAAGAGCGACATCCAAGCTCGCGTGAACCAAATCCGCGCGCAACTGGAAGAGACGACTTCCGAGTTCGACAAGGAGAAGCTCCAAGAGCGTCTCGCGAAGCTCGCCGGCGGCGTAGCCGTCATCAAAGTCGGCGCGGCGACGGAAACCGAATTGAAAGAGCGTAAGCTCCGCATCGAGGACGCCCTGAACTCTACTCGCGCAGCGGTAGAAGAAGGCATCGTGTCCGGCGGCGGTACGGCGCTCGTGAACGTATACAACGCAGTAGCAGCCGTTAAGGGCGACAACGTCGACGAGCAAACGGGCGTCAACATCGTGCTTCGCGCGTTGGAAGAGCCGGTTCGCACGATCGCGTTCAACGCGGGCCTCGAAGGCTCCGTTATCGTCGAGCGTCTGAAGAAGGAAGCGCTCGGCGTAGGCTTCAACGCCGCTACGGGCGAGTGGGTCAACATGTTCGAAGCCGGCATCGTCGACCCGACGAAGGTTACGCGTTCGGCATTGCAAAACGCAGCCTCCGTTGCAGCAATGTTCCTGACGACCGAAGCGGTCGTCGCCGACAAGCCGGAGCCGAAGGGCGCTGGCGGCGGCATGCCGGACATGGGCGGCATGGGCGGTATGGGCGGCATGATGTAATAAGGGCGACTAGCCCTTATTACATCATGGGTTTCCACATATGCGAAGAAGAGACCTCTCTGAGCTGAGAGGTCTCTTCTTTATGGGAGCTTTCTTATTAAGCATTAGAAATGCGCTTAATAAGAAAGCTCTTTCGTTTGAACATTTAAATACATATTTGAATAATGTATAGGGGTATGCTATCCTATATTCAAATCAATATGAGAATGAGTGGTGCCAAGCATGAGCGATATTTGCGATGTGTTTTGTTACGACGAAGAGAAGGTTTCGAAGCTGAAGCTGGAACTCGCCTCCTACGATACGGTAAGTATGACGAAGATCTTTAAGGCTTTAGCGGATGATACGCGCGCGAAAATTGCACTTATGCTTTGTCGAACGGATGAACTGTGCGTTTGCGATGTTGCGAACGTCATCGGAACAACGATTCCGAATGCATCGCATCATTTACGATTGCTGCGGAATCTTGGATTAGCGAAATACCGAAAGGAAGGCAAACTCGTTTTTTACTCTATGGATGACGAGCCTATAAAACAGCTGATTTCGATGGCTTTAGAGCATAGTAAAGAGAGAAAAGCGCTTGCGTAAAAGGAGCGGTGTCCAATGAGTCGCGAAGATCGGATAGATCATTGCTGCAGCGCTCCGAGTAAGGAAGCAAGCAGCAAACCTAAATATAAAAGTTTGGATTTTACAATGGTTTCTCAATCCCAAGATGCGTCCGCGAAGCAGGCATCATCTTGTTGCTCGGATGAAACCGGGGAGGGCTCCTGCTGCGCTGTAGAGAAACAAGAGACGGAGTCTTGCTGTTCAGGCGACGCGGGAAGCAAGGCGGAGCATCCGCTGGCGTCTTCGTCCGGTATTCAGGGATCGACATTGAAGACCTACGAGATTGAAGGGATGGACTGCGGCTCTTGCGCGCTCACCATCGAGAATCATCTGAAGAAGCTGCCGGACGTAAAACGAGTCGAGGTCAACTTTTCGACGGGGAAGATGCGCATCGAACACGATAATTCGGTGGAGGATATCGTAAACGAAGTTGCGAAAGTCGGTTATAAGGCAGCGCCCGCCTCTAGGAAGCGGAAAACGGCGGCGGAAGCCGACACGCCGGGTTTATCCGGGAATTGGTTGGTCGCATGGTCTGGCGTCACGCTTCTCTTGGGTTTCGTCGGATCTCTAACCGGCGTATCCTCCGGCCTTACGACATTCCTGTATATTGTTTCAATGATCGCAGGCGGATATAAGCCGGTAAAGAGCGCTTATTATGCGCTGAAGAGCCGATCCTTGGATATGAACGTCTTGATGAGCGCCGCGGCGATCGGGGCGGCGCTGATTGGAGAATGGTTCGAGGGCGCTACGGTCGTATGGTTATTCGCAATCGGGAATGTATTGCAAAACCGATCGATCGATAAAACAAGGGACTCCATCCGAAAGTTGATGGATTTGACGCCGCCGGAGGCTTGGTTGGTCAAGCCGGAAGGGTTGGTTCGCGTCCCGGTGGAGGAAGTCGTCATCGGCCACGCGGTCGTCGTGAAGCCGGGCGAGAGAATTCCGTTGGATGGAGAAGTTCGGAAAGGAACTTCAACCGTAAACCAGGCGCCGATTACAGGGGAGTCCGTTCCTGTCGATAAGGAACCTGGCGACCCCGTGTATGCCGGTACGATCAACGAAGAGGGTTCCTTAGAAATCAGAGTGACGAAGCTGGTCGAGGATACGACGGTCGCGAAGATCATTCGGCTTGTCGAAGAGGCGCAAGAGAAGAAGGCGCCTACGGAGGCGTTCGTCGATCGGTTTGCGAGAATCTATACTCCCGTCGTCTTTATCGTCGCGCTGCTCGTCATCGTGTTTCCTCCATTGATCGGTTGGGGGACGTGGGCGGAATGGTTTTATCGGGGCTTGGAGCTTCTGGTCGTTGCCTGCCCATGCGCTCTCGTGATTTCTACGCCTGTAGCGATCGTGTCGGCGATCGGCAACGCCGCGAGGAACGGCGTATTGATCAAAGGCGGCGCCTTCTTGGAGATTGCAGGCAAGATCGATGCGATCGCGTTCGATAAAACAGGCACCTTAACGGAAGGGAAGCCGAAAGTGACCTTCGTCGAAGCGTACGGCGCGCCTGTGGAAACGGTTATGTCGATCGCTCGGACGCTGGAGGAAGAATCGAAGCACCCGATCGCGCAAGCGGTCGTAAAGTATGCAGCCGAGAAGAACGTTCCCCTTCGGGAAGGAGAAGGTTTTCGAGCCATCGTCGGGAAGGGCGTGCAAGCTACGATCGAAGGGAAGGAATATTTCGCCGGCAACCTGAAGTTGTTTCAAGACATGAATGTACAGATCCAGTCCATACAACAGAAAGCAGCTCAGCTGCAGACCGACGGCAATTCGATTGTGCTGGTCGGTACGCGCGATTCGCTGCTCGGTATGATCGCCGTTGCGGATACCATTCGCGACGTTGCGGTAAACGCGGTTACGAAGCTGAAAGGGGCGGGCGTCCGGGAGCTCATTATGCTTACCGGCGATAATGAAGGGACTGCAAAGAAAATTTCCGGGCAGGCCGGGGTTACCCGGTACTTCGCCGATTTGCTCCCGGAGCAAAAGGTGGATGCCGTAAAGCAAATGCAGCAGGAAGGCTATAAGATCGCAATGGTCGGCGACGGGATTAACGATGCTCCCGCGCTTGCAACGGCAGATCTTGGGATCGCGATGGGAGGGGCGGGCACCGATACCGCCATGGAAACCGCCGACATTGTCCTTATGGCCGATAATCTGGAGAAGCTTCCGCATACGATTCGTCTGAGTCGGCAGGCGATGACCATTATCAAGCAAAACATCGTGTTTTCGCTGTTCATTAAATTCATTGCGCTCGCATTGATCTTCCCGGGTTGGCTCACGCTGTGGCTTGCCGTACTAAGCGACACCGGGGCGGCAATCCTTGTGATCCTGAACAGCATGAGGCTGTTGGCGAAACTTCCTTCTCTTAAATGACAGAAAACCCCTGATTTCGTGAGAAATCAAGGGTTTTTTTCGTGTCCACGCTAGCCTGGTTTCATTCAGGCGAAGCTTCGTCTTCCTCGCGTACGTCGTATTTATTGACGTGAGCCGTAAAGGCCGCCACCGCTTCCAGATCTGGATTCTCGTTCATGGCTTCGGAACTTACAGTCGAAGCTACGGTTTTTACTTCGTCTTCCGTCTTGTCGAGAAAGTTCGCTTGATCGGCCTTCAGCGTTTCAAGTCGATTGCTCATTGATTTCCTTCCTCCTCTCCGAGTGCAAGTTATCCCGTTTAGCTTTCGCCGCGAGACGGGGGATTATCCTTGCTCGTTTCTCATCAGCCTTAAGTGCCACGGTAGAAAGACGACGAATACGAAAATAAATACAGGGATGGAGTACCATGTCCTCCATCCTTTGTTTTCCATATAGCCCGATGCAACTGCTCCCCATTCGCCAAGAAAAGCGACAACAACCCATATCCATCGATATAAGAGGGTCTTTTTTACGGCCAGAAAGTTGAGGTACACTAAACCGATCGCCGGCGGAACGATGGAAACGAAAATAAGGTCGATCAGATACGTCTTCGGGGATGGACCGATTTGAAAGGCTTTGAACACGTCTCCGACCAATACGTCTCCAACCCAAGTGCCGAATCCGATGATTCCGGCGCTATAATACATTTCTTTAGCCGTAAGGTGTTTCGGCATAACTAACAAGATCAGGAGTAGAACCCCCATACATGCATATGGATACCACATCGTCGGCCGGTTCCTTCCTTATTCGATTTAGCTTACTATTACTGCTTAATATGTCTTTACGTTGGATTTTTATTCTCTACAGCATTCATCGGCAGGCCTATTCTAATTTGATTTCCTCTGCTCAGGAGCAACTCTTCCGTCTGAGCAAAAGACATCAGGTTAGAAAGAACAGGCAATAACAAGAGGCATGAAGCTTGCATTTTGTAAGTTTTCTGTAAGGCCCGCGTGGTTAGATCGAATTATCGGATCGCCACGTAGGGAAGGGGAAAGGTATGCGCTTCGGAAAAGGATTCGCGATGAGTAACGTATTGCTTGCGGGGTCATTGTTCTTTGCCTCCGGGGCATCTGCCGCTGAGCTGTGGTCTACGGAGTTATGGTCGGAGGAGACGGAAGAATCGCCCGGAGGAGGCCCCGCGGGAGGAAGTCCTTCGGGATCGGGGCTCTGGTCCGACGATCTCTGGTCGGAGCCGCCCGCCGGGAGCTGGCCGCGCGAGCCTTCGCCGACGGCGCCCGACCCGAAGCCGGTGCCTGAACCGAAGCCGGCGCCGGCGCCTGAGCCTCAACGGCCTGCGGAGCCCGAAGAGAAGCCGGACCCTGCGGAACCGCCGCAACCGGCGCCATCGGACGTCTCGAATACGATTACGATGCAGATCGGTTCTTCGACGGCGATCGTCCGAGGCAAGGAGACGGCGCTGAGCGTCCCTCCGTTCACGATCAACGGACGCGCGATGATTCCGCTGCGCTTCATCGGCGAGGCGCTGCAAGCCGATGTCGCTTGGTCGGAGGCGGAGCAGAAGGTTACCCTCGAGCTGCAAGGGAAGAAGGCGCAGCTTTGGGTCAACCGGACGGAGGCGATCTTGGACGGCAAGACGGCCGCATTGGATTTTCCGCCGATGGTGCTGAACGGGACGACGTTAGTGCCGCTGCGGTTCGTGGGCGAATTTTTCGGTTATCGGGTGGAGTACGACGGCGCGACCGAGAAGATCACGATCGTCGACCCGACGAAGCCCGCGCCTGAGCCGGCGCCCGATCCGGAGCAGCCGAAGCCGAAGCCCGGAGATATCGGCTTCGATTATTTCGGTACATGGGAGCTTCGAGCGGAAGGACGCGATAAGGGGATCGCGATGGGGAAGCTGATCGTGAGCGAGGACGGCGTCTACGGGATCGCCAGCGCCGGGAACGGCGTCGTTACGGGGACGTGGCGATGGGCCGCGAAAGACGAAGTGATCGGTCAGGACCATGCGCTGATCTTGGAGGACGGCCCTACCGGCGTCGATTGGGTGTTGATCCCGAAGCCGGACGGTCTCGTCAGCGTCAGATATCACTATGGCTATACGGGCGAGTTGAAGATTTGGTTCGAATACTCGCTCGGCATCCGAGTCGACGAGTAATTTTCCAGAGAGGGAGAGGAAGCGGGATGATGAGGAAGGATCACTGGAGGAAGGTTTTCTTTGCGGTTCCTGCGCTCGCATTGGTTAGCTCCGCAACGGCCGGCGCAACGGAAGTATGGACGTCGCCGACGTATACCGAGCAGTGGTCGTCGCCGACGTATACGGAGCAATGGAGCGTGGAGCCGGAGGAGAAGGCGCCGACGCCTGCGCCTGCGAAAGAGGCCGCGCCTGCGCCCGCCGCCGCGCCGAAGTCGTCGGACGACTCGATCTACATTCGTCTCAAGCTCGACAGCAAGCAAGCCGTCATCCAGAACGAAAATGTAACGCTCGACGCCCCCCCGACCGCCGTCAATGGGCGAACGATGGTGCCGTTTCGTTTTCTAGGGGAAGCTCTTCGGGCTACCGTCGACTGGGATGCGGCGAAGGAGCAGATTACGCTGTCGCTGCGGGACAACACCGTCGTCCTGAAGATGAACCAGTCTTCCGCCTTGGTGAACGGCCGGACGGTACCGATGGATGCCCCGCCTGTCATCTCCGGGGGCCGGACGCTCGTCCCGCTGCGGTTCATCGCGGAAAATCTGGACCTGTCGGTCACGCATACGGCGTCGACGAATACGATCGAAATCGGGAATTCGCCGACAGGCGGCGGTAGCGCAGGGAATGAACCGTCTGCTCCTGCGGCCCATGTCCAAGAGCCCATCACCGACTTCGAGCAGCTGTACGGCACTTGGCATCTCTGGACGCCGGGCGGCGCGACGAACTTGTATTATACGGATACGGGTAACTATGCGACCCATATATACGATGCGGGCGCGGAGCAAGGCACCGTCACCATCAACGCCGACGGAACGTTCGCAATGCAGCATGCGCTCTGGGGCGATGCGGAAGGGGAATGGAGACTCTCGTTCCCGGCGGAAATCAACGGGGAGCGCATCCTCGCCATCGTGCTTCAACAAGGGTCGGGCGACTACGATTGGGCGGTCGCTCCGGGACAGAACGGGAAGATTCGCCTGCTCTCCAGCTGGGGCGCCTGGGCGGACGGCAGTTCGAGCTGGTTATTCGAATCGGAGCTGTATAAGAAATAATTCGTATACGCTCGTCATTCGCCTCATATAATGTACTCCGCACCGCGGAAATACATAGAGGAGGATGTGAATTGCGTGGGTAAGATTGCGCTCATCGTACTATTGTTAGGTCTCTGCAATCCTGGGGCCGCGATCGACGTGGAAGGGAACAAAATCACGATGGACCGAAACAACGGTTCTCCCGTCGTCGTCATCGAGGTGAAGGACGGGGAACCGGCCGTCATTACGCAGGAGGAGGCGGCGGAGGAAGCAACGGAGGATGACGAGGAGGAAGCGTCCGAATCGTAATCCCGTTCCCTAATACATCGAAAGAAGAAGCCCCAAGGATCGCTCGATCCGAGGGGCTTCCGTTCGATTCCGTATGTT from Paenibacillus antri includes these protein-coding regions:
- a CDS encoding ArsR/SmtB family transcription factor; the encoded protein is MSDICDVFCYDEEKVSKLKLELASYDTVSMTKIFKALADDTRAKIALMLCRTDELCVCDVANVIGTTIPNASHHLRLLRNLGLAKYRKEGKLVFYSMDDEPIKQLISMALEHSKERKALA
- a CDS encoding heavy metal translocating P-type ATPase encodes the protein MSREDRIDHCCSAPSKEASSKPKYKSLDFTMVSQSQDASAKQASSCCSDETGEGSCCAVEKQETESCCSGDAGSKAEHPLASSSGIQGSTLKTYEIEGMDCGSCALTIENHLKKLPDVKRVEVNFSTGKMRIEHDNSVEDIVNEVAKVGYKAAPASRKRKTAAEADTPGLSGNWLVAWSGVTLLLGFVGSLTGVSSGLTTFLYIVSMIAGGYKPVKSAYYALKSRSLDMNVLMSAAAIGAALIGEWFEGATVVWLFAIGNVLQNRSIDKTRDSIRKLMDLTPPEAWLVKPEGLVRVPVEEVVIGHAVVVKPGERIPLDGEVRKGTSTVNQAPITGESVPVDKEPGDPVYAGTINEEGSLEIRVTKLVEDTTVAKIIRLVEEAQEKKAPTEAFVDRFARIYTPVVFIVALLVIVFPPLIGWGTWAEWFYRGLELLVVACPCALVISTPVAIVSAIGNAARNGVLIKGGAFLEIAGKIDAIAFDKTGTLTEGKPKVTFVEAYGAPVETVMSIARTLEEESKHPIAQAVVKYAAEKNVPLREGEGFRAIVGKGVQATIEGKEYFAGNLKLFQDMNVQIQSIQQKAAQLQTDGNSIVLVGTRDSLLGMIAVADTIRDVAVNAVTKLKGAGVRELIMLTGDNEGTAKKISGQAGVTRYFADLLPEQKVDAVKQMQQEGYKIAMVGDGINDAPALATADLGIAMGGAGTDTAMETADIVLMADNLEKLPHTIRLSRQAMTIIKQNIVFSLFIKFIALALIFPGWLTLWLAVLSDTGAAILVILNSMRLLAKLPSLK
- the groL gene encoding chaperonin GroEL (60 kDa chaperone family; promotes refolding of misfolded polypeptides especially under stressful conditions; forms two stacked rings of heptamers to form a barrel-shaped 14mer; ends can be capped by GroES; misfolded proteins enter the barrel where they are refolded when GroES binds); this translates as MAKEIKFSEEARRSMLRGVDALANAVKVTLGPKGRNVVLEKKFGSPLITNDGVSIAKEIELEDAFENMGAQLVKEVATKTNDVAGDGTTTATVLAQAMIREGLKNVTAGANPMVVRKGIEKAVRAAVEELKAISKGVEGKQSIAQVAAISSADEEVGQLIADAMEKVGNDGVITVEESKGFTTELEVVEGMQFDRGYVSPYMITDTDKMESVLDNPYILITDKKISNIQEILPVLEKVVQSGKQLLIIAEDVEGEAQATLIVNKLRGTFTCVAVKAPGFGDRRKAMLQDIAALTGAQVITEELGLDLKSTRVDQLGSARQVRVSKENTIIVDGAGDKSDIQARVNQIRAQLEETTSEFDKEKLQERLAKLAGGVAVIKVGAATETELKERKLRIEDALNSTRAAVEEGIVSGGGTALVNVYNAVAAVKGDNVDEQTGVNIVLRALEEPVRTIAFNAGLEGSVIVERLKKEALGVGFNAATGEWVNMFEAGIVDPTKVTRSALQNAASVAAMFLTTEAVVADKPEPKGAGGGMPDMGGMGGMGGMM
- a CDS encoding replication-relaxation family protein, coding for MSERESNIMLALARLRFMTTRQIHQLYGYAGSHGLSVTRRRLHEMESAGWVKSWQPSKYEQKIYYLSRGGALELEYRNGAEGVRTFRKSERSIHYSLIAEVFVRLRTADPGILRAFDVEPKFEKIVPDAYVELALDSRPFALFLELDRNTESAGYLRDVKMEKYRNWYATKAASSALPSLLVVTSTEYRKTLFDRIIEHYGLPAACYTIDEFVLSPVPCVRSLSRLRSES
- the groES gene encoding co-chaperone GroES, encoding MIKPLGDRVVIEAIAKEETTASGIVLPETAKEKPQEGKVVAVGAGAYKDGERIPLDVKEGDRVIFSKYAGTEVKFEGRELLIMRESDILAVLG
- a CDS encoding PAS domain S-box protein, which codes for MEILMIVASFAFAVGCSYFALSITAKSTFKLASVNLGLMLIASVVMGTGSWAMHYVAMLTVRFEGLEMTYSAPLVFISLFVPILSAYAALVPVSLPLSEGVRSFIGTVVVTMGVSSLHLIGMSALQMNAVLAYDHTLLLAAILFALTASHVGFRLFNYERFRRTRFRIAWSSLWLGGSMVGMHFLAIAGSTAIPIGAMGAEAPTGIDEGNLFRTVVVVLCVMFTLTLAAYHFARRAGIRLEALLESETLYSSIFAGAMNAILVLRPDPALTIADVNDQACKLLGKSKQELSEAPLGQVVPEHARRFVNDGPHGREEEWDLTSAEGGVRLAQAITGLVEIDEFTRYRVTFLRDITSLRMTRMITGVFRPLSLLTISGMPSDMLLPILQHLTPTLFPHTAIRFDPAPAAQTFEPIPSAVPRTREIILWDGTLLGRLTLTRKSEQGPDPDGMEEVWLDKCADLLEISISGENGAQSADNGLDTLTGVVNEELKFEYVGHTAGRLLGYEPEELENGSLLELYHPDDLKMFLLRVRRSEDLKTPYRHQVRLRHKEGSWVDFHMIIAASVRQEHAKIVFMAQRTAEKRAFGFRYDENEKYDFLFDHHPGPVVCIGLDGRFLKVNRELESLTGYRSDELLGESFEKVVWAGDIEKTRAHVEKAANGGASSYEIRIRRKDGRVVPLQVTNFPAVEGAEVMGVFGISIDATSLGRGAAENGEKEGDDGEAADDQAAKMTKREKEVIRLINYGMSNKEIATELAISENTVKNHISNIFAKLSISDRNQVPMLPPDCPSDRD